A portion of the Adhaeribacter radiodurans genome contains these proteins:
- the truA gene encoding tRNA pseudouridine(38-40) synthase TruA — protein sequence MRYFLEIAYDGTNYHGWQIQPNAISVQQVLNDCLSTVLRETIETIGSGRTDTGVHAEQQFVHFDVARTLNKTEACYRFNRILPPDIAVKNIYEVLPEAHARFDAIARTYEYRICLQNNPFLRAFSYFLGRHPNVEQLNEAASALLNFEDFTTFSKVKGDTKHYQCQLYQANWQLRDPDMLIFTIRANRFLRGMVRLIVGTLLDVGSGKLSVAAFKEVVASQDRRMASAAAPATGLFLIKVEYPENFLMIK from the coding sequence ATGCGCTATTTCCTCGAAATCGCTTACGACGGCACTAATTACCACGGTTGGCAAATACAACCGAATGCGATATCGGTGCAGCAAGTATTAAACGACTGCCTGAGTACTGTACTACGCGAAACCATTGAAACGATTGGCAGTGGTAGAACCGATACCGGGGTACATGCCGAGCAACAATTTGTGCATTTTGATGTAGCCAGAACTTTAAACAAAACAGAAGCTTGTTACCGGTTTAATCGCATTTTACCTCCAGATATTGCGGTAAAAAATATTTACGAAGTACTACCAGAGGCCCATGCCCGGTTTGATGCCATTGCTCGTACCTACGAATATCGTATTTGTTTACAGAATAATCCATTTTTGCGCGCTTTTAGTTATTTTTTAGGTCGGCATCCAAACGTAGAACAACTGAACGAAGCAGCTTCAGCTTTGTTGAATTTCGAAGACTTTACTACTTTTTCGAAAGTAAAAGGAGATACGAAACATTACCAATGCCAACTTTATCAAGCCAACTGGCAGTTACGAGACCCGGATATGCTTATCTTTACTATTCGGGCTAATCGGTTTTTACGTGGTATGGTGCGGTTAATAGTAGGAACGTTGCTGGATGTAGGTAGTGGTAAATTGTCCGTAGCGGCTTTTAAGGAAGTAGTTGCCAGTCAGGATCGCCGGATGGCTAGTGCGGCTGCACCTGCTACTGGTTTGTTTTTAATTAAGGTAGAATATCCGGAAAACTTTTTGATGATAAAGTAG
- a CDS encoding SusC/RagA family TonB-linked outer membrane protein — MGKLNFTEGYYFCTERGVFLGILFKVLFLLLLCTTAQAQTSNRTNMITVSGQVTDKATREPLIGVSIRVKGGNDGVVSDVNGNYKIQVPANSTLLFTYIGYSDVEEPVGNRSTISPQLETGGRALNEVVVVGYGSQSKRELTGSVASVNARQLQDRAVVSFGEALAGQMAGVQVQQTSAAPGGGISLKIRGTGSITAGNQPLYVVDGVPLDNSVSNASAQGGDIGDQSPVNPLASINPDDIQSIDVLKDAAATSIYGSRGSNGVVLITTKQGVAGRSQYSLNVSYGFQEIAKKVGIMSNQEYAQRQIDMRNTDWVRAGGKATDPNSARSGPQYKIADEFKNAASLPFTDWQDLLYRQAPMQNYQLSASGGTENARYYLSGNYQNQEGIVINSGFKKYAFRLNVDAKASEKIRVGFRIAPSYTNNRIATTGGISDYGAVATTVMSTPGLYPARNADGTYATAYTLHYDDGTTQNINYNNALAFGEGIQNTMNQFSTVGSLFTTIDILKNLQFKTSINADVNTFNNNKFSPSFISVNPSYGRSYAATNISWINENTLTYDNSFADRHNVNVLVGLTEQKSTFNSTAVNANSFPNDLVPTLNAGIVTGGNSMRSQWTLLSLLSRATYNFDEKYFLTATFRRDGSSRFGSENKWGNFPSASVGWRIGQEEFMADVTAVSELKLRASYGLIGNNQIPDYASVGLIYGSNYILGSGDGSIASGLAQGSLGNVNLGWEKAKEIDLGLDLGLFQNRIYLSADYYNKLTSDLLLNVPVPLSTGFETALRNLGSLRNKGVELALETRNFNTDKFTWTTNANISFNTNKVESLGNGGTPIIVANRAQENSLTHITQIGSPLGSYYGYVFDGVYNTIDEVNASAHLPNTNAGDAKFRDLNNDGVINDSDKTIIGNNLPKFTYGITNSFNYGNFDFGFSLQGAQDVEVMNLTKRSNYRNNGEAFKNYWRSPEEPGDGKTFGPGSSANNRTISSWLVDDASFLRIRNVTIGYKLGKILTGTILRNARAYVNIQNLHTFTKYTGYNPEVNTTEGDPWISSALTPGIDYGTYPMARTIVFGLNLGF; from the coding sequence ATGGGAAAATTAAATTTTACCGAAGGCTATTATTTCTGCACTGAGCGCGGAGTGTTTCTGGGAATACTCTTTAAAGTATTATTCCTTTTATTATTATGTACTACTGCTCAGGCTCAGACGTCTAACCGGACGAATATGATCACTGTGAGTGGTCAGGTTACAGACAAAGCGACCCGTGAACCGCTGATCGGCGTATCTATTCGAGTTAAAGGCGGCAATGATGGTGTTGTTTCTGATGTAAATGGAAACTATAAAATTCAGGTGCCTGCAAATAGCACATTGCTGTTTACCTATATTGGGTACAGTGATGTAGAGGAGCCTGTCGGAAACCGGTCAACTATTTCACCGCAACTCGAAACTGGTGGCAGGGCATTGAACGAAGTTGTTGTGGTTGGGTATGGAAGCCAGTCGAAGCGTGAACTCACAGGTTCAGTAGCCTCAGTCAATGCTCGGCAATTGCAGGATCGGGCGGTAGTTTCATTCGGTGAAGCGTTGGCTGGACAGATGGCGGGTGTACAGGTACAGCAGACATCTGCTGCGCCGGGCGGTGGCATTTCCTTGAAAATCAGGGGTACGGGGTCCATTACGGCGGGCAACCAGCCTTTGTATGTGGTCGATGGTGTGCCGCTCGATAATTCAGTTAGTAATGCGTCAGCCCAGGGGGGAGATATTGGGGATCAATCTCCGGTTAATCCGCTAGCAAGTATCAACCCGGATGATATTCAGTCCATTGATGTACTCAAAGACGCTGCTGCTACCTCTATTTATGGATCGCGCGGATCTAATGGCGTGGTTCTGATTACCACCAAGCAAGGCGTGGCAGGTAGGTCGCAGTACAGCCTGAATGTAAGTTACGGTTTTCAGGAAATTGCGAAAAAAGTTGGAATCATGAGCAACCAGGAATACGCGCAACGCCAGATTGACATGAGAAATACAGACTGGGTGCGTGCAGGCGGGAAAGCCACTGATCCTAATTCGGCCAGAAGCGGACCACAATACAAGATTGCGGATGAATTTAAGAATGCCGCGTCACTGCCTTTCACCGATTGGCAAGACCTGCTTTATCGCCAGGCACCCATGCAAAACTACCAGCTTTCGGCTTCCGGCGGCACGGAGAATGCACGGTATTACTTGTCAGGTAACTATCAAAATCAGGAAGGCATTGTGATCAATTCTGGCTTTAAAAAATATGCGTTTCGTCTGAATGTGGATGCGAAAGCGTCGGAAAAGATCAGAGTCGGCTTCCGCATCGCTCCATCCTACACAAATAACCGCATTGCCACAACAGGCGGGATTTCTGATTATGGCGCCGTAGCCACTACCGTGATGTCAACCCCGGGTTTATATCCCGCGCGGAATGCAGACGGTACTTACGCAACAGCTTACACGCTGCATTATGACGATGGCACCACGCAAAATATCAACTACAACAACGCGCTGGCTTTTGGTGAAGGTATTCAGAACACTATGAACCAGTTCAGCACGGTTGGTAGCTTGTTTACCACAATTGATATCCTGAAAAACCTTCAATTCAAAACAAGTATCAATGCGGATGTTAATACTTTCAATAACAACAAATTTTCGCCCTCTTTTATCAGTGTAAATCCATCTTACGGTCGTTCTTACGCGGCTACGAATATTAGCTGGATCAATGAAAACACATTGACCTACGACAATTCGTTTGCTGATCGGCATAATGTAAATGTGCTGGTAGGGTTAACAGAACAGAAATCGACTTTCAACTCTACGGCAGTCAATGCAAATTCATTCCCGAATGACCTGGTACCTACGCTAAATGCGGGGATCGTAACGGGTGGAAATTCTATGCGTTCACAATGGACACTACTCTCCTTATTAAGCCGGGCGACTTACAATTTCGACGAGAAGTACTTTTTAACCGCCACTTTCCGTCGCGATGGTTCCTCTCGTTTCGGTTCGGAAAACAAATGGGGAAATTTTCCTTCAGCTTCGGTGGGATGGAGAATTGGCCAGGAAGAATTTATGGCGGATGTAACTGCTGTTAGTGAGTTGAAGTTGCGTGCCAGTTATGGTTTGATTGGTAATAACCAGATACCCGATTATGCATCCGTCGGCTTAATTTACGGTAGTAACTATATTTTGGGCTCAGGTGATGGTTCCATTGCCAGCGGATTAGCGCAAGGTTCTTTGGGAAATGTAAACCTTGGATGGGAAAAGGCCAAAGAAATAGACTTAGGATTGGACTTGGGACTTTTCCAAAACCGGATTTACCTTTCCGCTGATTATTACAACAAACTAACATCTGACCTGCTTCTTAATGTTCCTGTGCCCCTTTCAACTGGTTTTGAAACCGCCCTACGCAATCTGGGAAGTCTGCGTAATAAAGGAGTAGAACTTGCCTTGGAAACCAGGAATTTTAATACGGATAAATTTACCTGGACCACCAACGCCAACATTTCCTTTAACACCAATAAGGTGGAATCACTTGGAAATGGCGGCACACCAATTATTGTTGCCAACCGTGCCCAGGAGAACTCTTTGACACACATTACTCAGATCGGCAGCCCGCTGGGAAGTTATTATGGTTATGTTTTCGATGGTGTTTATAATACAATTGACGAAGTTAATGCTTCCGCTCATTTACCGAACACGAATGCAGGTGATGCCAAATTCAGGGACCTCAATAATGATGGCGTAATCAATGACTCCGACAAGACCATTATCGGCAATAACCTTCCCAAGTTTACCTATGGCATTACAAACAGCTTCAACTACGGAAACTTTGACTTTGGCTTTTCGCTGCAAGGCGCTCAGGATGTAGAGGTGATGAACCTTACCAAACGCAGTAATTACCGGAACAATGGTGAAGCTTTCAAGAACTACTGGCGTTCGCCTGAGGAACCAGGTGATGGCAAGACATTTGGCCCGGGAAGCTCGGCTAATAACCGGACAATCTCCTCCTGGCTGGTAGACGATGCCTCATTCCTGCGCATCAGAAACGTTACCATTGGTTATAAACTTGGCAAAATTCTCACCGGGACAATTTTGCGAAATGCAAGAGCGTACGTAAACATTCAAAACCTGCACACCTTCACCAAATACACCGGATACAATCCAGAGGTGAATACGACCGAAGGCGATCCCTGGATTTCTTCTGCGCTCACGCCTGGCATCGATTATGGCACTTACCCCATGGCAAGAACCATTGTGTTTGGCCTCAACCTTGGTTTCTGA
- a CDS encoding FAD-dependent oxidoreductase encodes MRWFLQNESDINVYFKKYYSSSYTSNIPKEEECQNLFLPDCLSNSQIDYGSICIKLAFIILEQSAADATGQAIDANVAMQNVDDTKLKAQLLKDKQKLEL; translated from the coding sequence GTGCGATGGTTTTTGCAGAACGAAAGTGATATTAATGTGTATTTCAAAAAGTATTACAGTAGTTCCTATACGTCCAACATTCCTAAAGAAGAAGAATGCCAGAATCTGTTTCTTCCAGATTGCCTGTCCAATTCACAAATTGATTACGGATCGATCTGCATAAAGCTTGCTTTCATAATTCTGGAACAAAGCGCTGCCGACGCTACGGGGCAGGCCATTGATGCCAATGTGGCTATGCAGAATGTAGATGATACTAAACTCAAAGCTCAACTATTGAAAGACAAACAGAAATTGGAGCTTTAA
- a CDS encoding ABC transporter ATP-binding protein: MEPTSNSKIGKAFDYSTLRRLYAFVKPYQKIFYFLIFLTVASALLAAVRPFMIQYTVDKYIMLGDKSGLNRMFIWLAVLLVGHAVVQYLHTYFAGWLGQYIVRDIRVVLYRHLLKLRLKFYDRTPIGTLVTRNVSDVEQLSDVFSEGLAAMIGDVLQLVFILGYMLYIDWKLTLVSLSMFPLLFVSTYIFKEKIKSSFQEVRTAVASLNAFVQEHITGMSIVQIFNNEAREMQKFEKINQEHTKAQIRSVLYYSIYFPVAEVIGAAGTGLLVWYGAKGVLNEDITLGVLIAFIMYIAMFFRPIRQIADRFNTLQLGVVSTDRILKLLDSNELISDTGNYAPATIKGDVQFEHVWFAYNNEEWVLRDISFNVKAGQTVAFVGATGAGKTSIINLLSRFYEINKGIIRVDGHDLKEYDLSVLRQHIGVVLQDVFLFSGSIADNITLGNKAITTEQIWQAAELVGADKFIQRLPGGLDYKVMERGATLSVGQRQLISFVRAMVYDPKIIILDEATSSVDSETEELIQYAIQQLMQGRTSIVIAHRLSTIQKADKIIVMDRGEIKEAGTHEELMQNEGYYTQLYKMQYKEVI; this comes from the coding sequence TTGGAACCAACATCAAATTCAAAAATAGGTAAAGCCTTCGACTATAGTACTCTGCGGCGATTATACGCGTTCGTGAAGCCTTACCAAAAAATATTTTACTTTCTTATTTTTCTAACAGTTGCTTCGGCGTTACTGGCCGCTGTACGGCCGTTTATGATTCAGTATACGGTAGACAAATACATTATGCTGGGCGATAAATCCGGCTTAAACCGCATGTTTATTTGGTTAGCGGTATTATTGGTAGGGCATGCCGTGGTTCAATACCTGCATACTTATTTTGCCGGTTGGTTGGGGCAGTACATCGTTCGGGATATTCGGGTGGTATTATACCGGCATCTTTTAAAGCTTCGCCTTAAATTTTACGACCGCACTCCCATTGGTACCTTGGTTACTCGTAACGTTTCGGATGTGGAGCAGCTTTCGGATGTATTTAGCGAAGGTTTAGCCGCTATGATTGGCGATGTGTTGCAGTTGGTGTTTATTTTAGGCTATATGCTCTACATCGACTGGAAATTGACCTTGGTGAGTTTATCTATGTTTCCGTTATTGTTTGTGAGCACTTACATATTTAAGGAAAAAATAAAATCCTCGTTTCAGGAAGTGCGCACGGCTGTAGCTAGTTTAAATGCTTTTGTGCAGGAGCATATCACCGGTATGAGTATTGTGCAGATATTTAACAACGAAGCCCGGGAAATGCAAAAGTTCGAAAAAATAAATCAGGAACATACCAAAGCGCAAATCCGGTCGGTACTGTATTATTCAATCTACTTTCCGGTGGCCGAAGTAATTGGCGCCGCAGGTACCGGTTTACTGGTTTGGTACGGAGCTAAAGGGGTTTTAAACGAAGATATTACCTTGGGGGTACTTATTGCCTTTATTATGTACATCGCCATGTTTTTCCGGCCTATCCGCCAAATTGCCGACCGGTTTAATACTTTGCAGCTGGGTGTAGTAAGTACCGACCGTATATTAAAGCTATTGGATAGCAACGAACTTATTTCAGATACAGGAAATTACGCCCCGGCTACTATTAAAGGTGATGTGCAATTTGAGCACGTATGGTTTGCTTATAACAACGAAGAATGGGTACTCCGCGACATTTCCTTTAATGTAAAAGCTGGTCAAACAGTGGCATTTGTGGGGGCAACCGGAGCCGGTAAAACATCAATTATTAATTTGTTGAGCCGTTTTTACGAAATTAACAAAGGTATTATTCGTGTAGATGGCCACGATTTAAAAGAATATGATTTAAGTGTTTTACGCCAGCACATAGGTGTAGTACTGCAAGATGTATTCTTATTTTCGGGTTCTATTGCCGATAATATTACTCTGGGGAATAAAGCCATAACAACGGAGCAGATTTGGCAAGCAGCCGAATTGGTAGGAGCCGATAAGTTTATTCAGCGTTTACCCGGTGGTTTGGATTATAAAGTAATGGAACGGGGGGCAACTTTATCGGTAGGGCAGCGCCAGTTAATTTCGTTTGTCCGGGCCATGGTGTACGATCCTAAAATTATTATTCTCGACGAGGCCACTTCTTCAGTAGATTCTGAAACGGAGGAGTTAATTCAATATGCCATTCAACAGTTAATGCAAGGGCGTACTTCTATTGTTATTGCGCACCGTTTGTCTACCATCCAAAAAGCCGATAAAATTATTGTAATGGATAGAGGCGAGATAAAAGAAGCTGGCACCCACGAAGAGTTAATGCAGAACGAAGGATATTACACCCAACTTTATAAGATGCAGTACAAAGAAGTGATTTAA
- a CDS encoding BamA/TamA family outer membrane protein produces MLASKKFIYWLIIEQMYKNLTGLIFFLLLSFTGWAQQAVTLKVKVSGKDREILRKYVYPLQFPDSLAARQGIRSLMKQLQHDGYLMASVDTFYYQQGTLYSQLFIGEKYRWARLRSGNVVENLLIQAGYKEKLYTGKPFLPAEWVKLQEAVLTQAENNGYPFASIRLDSLDVSESFIDASILVEKGPLILFDSLQINGATKTTTRFLSRYLQIYPGQLYDQQKVNNVPRLLKQLPYLESTQSGLLQFGRDRARLYLFLKDKKSNQFDGIVGFLPEPKGKEQKLLVTGEVNLDIRNIKGSGKELGLHWRKVQRGSQLLNASYLHPNLLGSPIELGFTFNLYKQDTAFITLKPRLQFGFNTPRAGKITFFTELQNSRLLLSPVGLQARQDSIPLADFNYHAYGMQYLRQTLDDFYFPRRGYQVSGQIAIGNKNIKRNLNREASYYDTIRLKTTQISLSLRSEYYFKLNQRSVVLTRLNGEALINPQLFYNDLFRLGGLNSLRGFPEYTFYASRYAIGTLEYRLFTGSDSYVLLFYDQGYYHRQISKDRTQEYPFGLGTGISFSTGAGIFQFIYSVGQSKVLNQPISLNYSRIHFGITSRF; encoded by the coding sequence ATGCTGGCCAGTAAAAAGTTTATTTACTGGCTTATTATTGAGCAAATGTACAAAAATCTAACCGGCCTTATCTTTTTCTTACTGCTTAGCTTTACCGGTTGGGCGCAGCAGGCGGTTACTTTAAAAGTAAAAGTTTCGGGCAAAGATCGGGAAATTTTACGCAAATATGTTTACCCATTACAGTTTCCAGATTCATTGGCGGCTCGCCAAGGTATTCGTAGCTTAATGAAGCAACTGCAGCACGATGGTTATTTAATGGCTTCCGTTGATACTTTTTATTACCAGCAAGGCACTTTATATAGTCAGCTCTTTATTGGCGAAAAATACCGGTGGGCCCGTTTGCGGAGCGGAAACGTAGTGGAAAATTTACTTATTCAGGCCGGATACAAAGAAAAATTATATACCGGCAAACCTTTTCTGCCGGCAGAATGGGTAAAATTGCAAGAAGCTGTTTTAACGCAAGCCGAAAACAACGGTTACCCGTTTGCCAGCATTCGCCTGGATTCCCTTGACGTTTCAGAAAGCTTCATCGATGCTTCTATTTTAGTAGAGAAAGGGCCGCTTATTTTATTTGATTCCTTGCAAATAAATGGAGCTACCAAAACAACAACCCGTTTTTTAAGCCGCTATTTGCAAATTTATCCTGGTCAGTTATACGACCAGCAAAAAGTAAATAATGTACCTCGTTTATTAAAACAATTACCTTATCTGGAAAGTACTCAATCTGGTTTGCTGCAGTTTGGCCGGGATCGGGCCCGCTTATATTTGTTTCTAAAAGATAAAAAATCAAACCAGTTCGATGGCATTGTTGGATTCTTGCCCGAGCCTAAAGGGAAAGAGCAAAAGCTATTAGTAACCGGTGAAGTAAATCTGGATATTCGTAATATAAAGGGCAGCGGCAAGGAACTAGGTCTGCATTGGCGCAAGGTACAGCGCGGCTCGCAATTACTAAATGCCAGTTATCTGCATCCTAATTTGTTGGGTTCTCCTATTGAACTTGGCTTTACCTTTAACCTGTATAAACAAGATACGGCTTTTATCACCTTAAAACCCCGCTTGCAATTTGGATTTAATACCCCTCGAGCCGGAAAAATTACTTTTTTTACTGAACTGCAAAATTCCCGCCTTTTGTTGTCGCCGGTAGGCTTGCAAGCTCGTCAGGATTCTATACCGCTCGCCGATTTTAATTATCACGCCTATGGTATGCAGTATTTACGTCAAACCCTCGATGATTTTTATTTCCCTCGTAGAGGATATCAGGTGAGTGGTCAGATAGCCATTGGCAATAAAAATATAAAACGCAATCTAAACCGCGAAGCTAGCTATTACGATACTATTCGGTTAAAAACTACTCAAATATCTTTGAGCTTGCGCAGTGAGTATTATTTTAAATTAAACCAACGGAGTGTGGTGTTAACGCGTTTAAACGGCGAAGCTTTAATTAATCCACAATTATTTTATAACGATTTATTTCGCTTGGGTGGACTTAACTCCTTACGAGGTTTTCCGGAATATACTTTCTATGCCTCGCGTTATGCCATTGGTACTTTAGAATACCGCCTCTTTACAGGTTCTGATTCGTACGTATTACTTTTTTATGACCAGGGTTATTACCATCGCCAGATAAGTAAAGACCGGACGCAGGAGTATCCGTTTGGTTTAGGTACCGGAATTAGTTTTAGTACCGGAGCAGGTATTTTTCAGTTTATTTATTCGGTGGGGCAATCTAAAGTCTTAAATCAACCAATAAGTCTTAATTACTCCCGCATTCATTTTGGTATTACGAGCCGGTTTTAG
- the hemW gene encoding radical SAM family heme chaperone HemW: MTGIYIHVPFCKQACHYCDFHFSTSMRRKHEVVQAICQEIILQQNYLSSRELQTIYLGGGTPSLLTATELDKIFTTLHQHFTIAADAEITLEANPDDLTAAKINELKQSPVNRLSIGLQSFHDPHLRLMNRVHSANESLASVQLAQDSGFSNITVDLIYGIPAANHSIWAKDLEQVVALQVPHVSAYALTIEPKTALGNWTKKGTFIPSEDEFVATQFEMLLTHMQTHGYEQYEISNFAQPGWESRHNSNYWKGVPYLGLGPSAHSFNGSSRQYNVANNSQYLAALSQNKIPATVETLSLADQANEYLMTTLRTIWGCDLNKIKNTFGFDLQQLHGNYLSRIIQKGMAQLENNTLTLTNQGKLLADQITLDLFIAE; this comes from the coding sequence TTGACCGGTATTTATATTCATGTCCCTTTTTGCAAGCAGGCCTGTCATTACTGCGATTTTCATTTTAGTACTTCTATGCGCCGAAAGCACGAAGTAGTACAAGCAATTTGTCAGGAAATTATTTTGCAGCAGAATTATTTATCTAGCCGGGAATTGCAAACTATTTACCTGGGTGGCGGCACACCTTCGCTGTTAACAGCAACGGAACTAGATAAAATTTTTACTACGCTTCATCAACATTTCACGATTGCTGCTGATGCCGAAATAACTCTGGAAGCCAACCCTGACGATTTAACTGCTGCTAAAATAAATGAATTAAAACAATCGCCGGTAAACCGCTTGAGCATTGGGTTACAATCCTTCCACGATCCTCATTTACGATTAATGAACCGGGTTCATTCGGCGAATGAATCTTTAGCTTCGGTACAATTGGCCCAAGATTCTGGTTTTTCTAATATTACCGTTGATTTAATCTATGGCATTCCGGCCGCGAATCATTCTATTTGGGCTAAGGACTTAGAACAAGTAGTAGCCTTGCAAGTACCCCATGTATCGGCTTATGCTTTAACCATAGAACCTAAAACGGCACTGGGCAATTGGACGAAAAAAGGCACCTTTATACCCAGCGAAGATGAATTTGTAGCAACTCAGTTTGAAATGTTGCTGACTCACATGCAGACACATGGCTACGAGCAATACGAAATATCAAACTTCGCGCAACCAGGTTGGGAATCCAGGCACAATAGTAATTACTGGAAGGGAGTTCCGTATTTGGGTCTTGGCCCGAGTGCCCATTCTTTTAACGGCTCTTCGCGGCAATATAACGTGGCGAACAACAGCCAATATTTGGCCGCCCTTTCCCAAAATAAAATACCCGCTACCGTTGAGACTCTTAGCTTGGCAGATCAGGCAAATGAATATTTAATGACTACCCTCCGGACTATTTGGGGCTGCGATTTAAATAAAATAAAAAATACATTCGGCTTTGATTTACAGCAACTGCACGGCAATTATTTATCGCGTATTATTCAAAAAGGAATGGCTCAATTAGAAAATAATACCCTCACCTTAACTAACCAGGGCAAACTGTTAGCCGACCAGATCACTCTAGATTTATTTATAGCAGAATAG
- a CDS encoding RagB/SusD family nutrient uptake outer membrane protein — MISKNLKIAVALVILTFSGTSCEDFLESEPISQIGETNFFKTESDFKQALVGAYSAFAQVYSGNGYYSLLVDLRSDNTTELTAGGDGNDAKRNIDEFRETTDNEHLTAFWQSSYTLIARCNSILARIDGASFSDELKKQYTGEALTLRALGYFNLVRLFGGVPLVTEPVMDLDASYKVGRATVQEVYAQIEADLIKAEELVPVSYDDANVGKATKGAAQSLLGQVYLTQKKYTEAVAAFKKVVDSGTYSLLPVYADLYKAGQQGNSEAIWQAQFKGASNGLGSNFPNHFAPTGSEGITIPSGGAYGFNQPTEDIAAAYSDGDVRRNNIADGYMNGTTFVAAKYIRGYVERETGGGYADSGADWYVIRYADILLMYAEALNEVNKGPVAEAYAMINLVRNRAGLANLSNLTYETFKEAVYNEERLESPFEGHRWFDLLRTDRALTVMNEKVSGPGKITVGISTSIKPYQLLYPIPALVVITSSPAIEQNEGY; from the coding sequence ATGATCTCAAAAAATTTAAAAATAGCTGTTGCCCTGGTTATCCTAACATTTTCAGGAACGTCCTGTGAAGATTTCCTGGAATCAGAACCCATTTCTCAGATCGGCGAAACAAATTTTTTCAAAACCGAATCTGATTTTAAACAGGCGCTGGTGGGTGCCTATTCGGCTTTCGCGCAAGTGTATTCGGGTAATGGGTACTATTCCCTGCTGGTTGATTTGCGCTCCGATAACACCACTGAGCTCACCGCTGGCGGGGATGGGAATGATGCTAAGAGGAATATTGACGAATTTCGGGAAACGACTGACAATGAGCATCTCACTGCCTTTTGGCAAAGCAGCTACACCCTGATCGCAAGATGCAACAGTATCCTTGCCCGCATTGACGGTGCAAGCTTTTCGGATGAACTGAAAAAGCAATACACCGGGGAAGCACTTACGCTGAGAGCTTTGGGCTATTTCAACCTCGTTAGGTTATTTGGCGGCGTTCCGCTCGTAACCGAACCTGTAATGGATCTCGATGCCAGCTACAAAGTGGGTCGGGCTACCGTGCAGGAAGTGTACGCACAGATTGAAGCCGACCTAATAAAAGCAGAGGAATTGGTACCAGTTTCTTATGATGACGCCAATGTAGGAAAGGCGACAAAGGGTGCTGCTCAAAGTCTGCTGGGGCAAGTCTACCTTACTCAGAAAAAATATACCGAAGCGGTTGCAGCATTTAAAAAAGTAGTCGATTCGGGCACTTATAGTCTGTTGCCGGTGTATGCCGACCTGTATAAAGCCGGACAGCAAGGAAATTCCGAGGCGATCTGGCAGGCACAATTTAAAGGAGCCTCCAATGGGCTCGGTTCAAACTTTCCCAATCACTTTGCACCAACTGGCTCAGAAGGAATTACCATTCCATCGGGTGGCGCCTACGGGTTTAACCAGCCGACCGAAGATATTGCCGCCGCCTATTCGGATGGTGATGTACGCCGCAATAATATCGCTGACGGCTACATGAATGGGACTACTTTTGTTGCTGCCAAATACATCCGCGGTTATGTAGAGCGCGAAACAGGCGGTGGCTACGCCGATTCGGGAGCCGATTGGTATGTGATTCGCTATGCCGATATCCTATTAATGTATGCAGAGGCACTCAATGAAGTAAATAAAGGTCCGGTTGCCGAAGCTTACGCAATGATCAACCTGGTCCGGAACCGCGCTGGCCTCGCTAATCTAAGCAATCTAACTTATGAAACTTTCAAAGAAGCGGTTTACAATGAAGAACGACTGGAGTCGCCTTTTGAAGGTCATCGCTGGTTTGATCTTCTGCGTACAGATCGGGCACTAACAGTCATGAATGAAAAAGTCTCTGGTCCTGGGAAAATTACAGTTGGAATTTCGACATCCATTAAGCCTTACCAGCTTTTGTACCCGATTCCCGCTCTGGTAGTTATTACCAGCTCACCTGCCATTGAGCAGAATGAGGGGTATTGA